A genome region from Alphaproteobacteria bacterium includes the following:
- a CDS encoding (2Fe-2S) ferredoxin domain-containing protein, protein MSNDELFFRQHIFCCTNERPPDSPRGSCKARGAEPLRNYLKARVKELGIEGVRVNGAGCLDRCELGPTMVIYPEGTWYTYASREDVEEIIESHVKNGKPVERLLLTTDQKELRADQRK, encoded by the coding sequence ATGAGCAATGACGAATTGTTTTTTCGCCAGCATATCTTTTGCTGCACCAACGAACGCCCGCCGGACAGCCCGCGCGGCAGCTGCAAGGCACGCGGCGCAGAACCGCTGCGCAATTATCTGAAGGCGCGTGTCAAGGAACTAGGCATCGAAGGAGTGCGCGTGAACGGCGCGGGCTGCCTCGACCGTTGCGAGCTTGGGCCGACGATGGTGATTTACCCGGAAGGCACATGGTACACCTATGCCAGCCGTGAAGATGTGGAGGAAATCATCGAAAGCCATGTGAAAAATGGCAAGCCCGTCGAACGCCTGCTGCTGACCACTGATCAAAAAGAACTCCGCGCCGACCAGCGAAAATGA
- the mnmE gene encoding tRNA uridine-5-carboxymethylaminomethyl(34) synthesis GTPase MnmE, translating to MTDTIFALSTGSYRSAIAVIRISGPKALEAFRLLTSRKNFTPRHGMVVTLTDPVSGQTLDFRALASVYPGPASFTGEDTAEFNVHGGRAVIEGILRSLSQIPACRPAEPGEFTKRAFQNGKLDLTEAEAIADLIDAETEMQKMQAIGQAHGALFKLYSKWADILSTVLAHQEADIEFPEDDLPGGLTLMLKPQIEKLRREIYEHLDDNRRGERLRNGIRIAIIGAPNAGKSSLMNALARRDVAIVSEEAGTTRDVIEVHLDLGGYPVILADTAGLRETDNNIEAEGIRRAQTAARDADLKIALFDGTLAEQDTDTMKLVDENALVVFTKSDIAKKQAAGLHVSSSTGEGIDGLLKQITAGVAQVFKSKPGPVLTRERHRAALTDAVYALDRCLSTQAPELAAEDLRLALRALGGITGRVHVEDLLDKIFRDFCIGK from the coding sequence ATGACCGATACCATCTTCGCCCTCTCGACCGGTTCTTACAGATCCGCCATCGCGGTGATCCGCATATCGGGGCCGAAGGCGCTCGAGGCATTCCGGCTGCTCACATCCAGGAAAAATTTCACGCCGCGTCATGGCATGGTGGTAACGCTGACTGACCCGGTGTCGGGCCAGACACTTGATTTCCGCGCACTGGCATCGGTTTACCCCGGCCCCGCCAGCTTTACAGGCGAAGATACAGCGGAATTTAACGTGCATGGCGGTCGTGCGGTGATCGAAGGCATATTGCGTTCACTCTCGCAAATTCCTGCCTGCCGTCCTGCCGAACCCGGTGAGTTCACAAAACGCGCGTTTCAGAACGGCAAGCTTGATCTGACGGAGGCGGAGGCGATTGCCGACCTGATCGATGCCGAAACAGAAATGCAAAAAATGCAGGCCATAGGGCAGGCACATGGCGCGTTGTTCAAGCTGTATAGTAAATGGGCAGATATTCTCTCGACGGTGCTTGCGCATCAGGAAGCCGATATCGAGTTCCCCGAAGATGATTTGCCCGGCGGATTGACACTCATGCTAAAGCCGCAAATCGAAAAGCTGCGGCGCGAAATATACGAGCATCTTGACGACAACCGCCGGGGCGAACGCCTGCGCAACGGCATCCGCATCGCTATCATCGGGGCGCCGAATGCCGGAAAATCAAGCTTGATGAACGCGCTTGCCCGCCGCGATGTGGCGATAGTGTCGGAAGAGGCGGGCACCACCCGCGATGTGATCGAGGTTCATTTGGACCTTGGCGGCTATCCGGTCATTCTGGCCGATACGGCCGGCCTGCGTGAAACAGATAATAACATCGAAGCGGAAGGCATTCGCCGTGCGCAAACCGCAGCCCGTGATGCTGACCTGAAAATCGCGCTTTTCGACGGCACGCTCGCCGAACAAGATACCGATACGATGAAGCTGGTGGATGAAAATGCGCTGGTCGTGTTTACAAAGTCCGATATAGCAAAAAAACAAGCCGCCGGCCTTCACGTATCTTCATCGACTGGTGAAGGCATCGACGGGCTTCTGAAACAGATCACCGCCGGCGTCGCGCAGGTATTCAAATCGAAACCCGGTCCCGTGCTGACGCGCGAACGTCACCGCGCGGCGCTGACCGATGCAGTCTATGCGCTGGACCGCTGCCTTTCGACGCAGGCGCCGGAGCTGGCAGCTGAAGACCTGCGACTCGCCCTGCGCGCGCTGGGCGGCATTACAGGCCGCGTGCATGTGGAAGACTTGCTGGACAAAATCTTCAGGGATTTTTGTATCGGCAAGTGA
- a CDS encoding GMP reductase → MRIETERKLDFADVLIRPKRSRLKSRGDVEVKRTFKLPHAKVEISGVPIIAANMDTVGTLKMAAALAEHSIFTSLHKHYALDELQKANISGDFSFVTFGIDDMKKIDSVLEALKGNKINKICLDVANGYTENFVEFVQTVRKHHPEKIIMAGNVATPDMTEALILAGADIVKVGIGPGSACMTRAMTGIGYPQLSAIIECADAAHGLSGLICADGGCKMPGDVAKAFAAGADFVMLGGMFAGHTECMNDEQLKQLAQSDHNMVEYYGMSSKVAMDRYAGGVALHRASEGRVVKVEYKGDVKGTIQDILGGLRSACTYVGAPTLKQFSKRATFVIKNSV, encoded by the coding sequence ATGAGAATCGAAACCGAACGCAAGCTTGACTTCGCCGATGTGCTGATCCGCCCGAAACGCTCGCGCCTGAAATCGCGCGGCGATGTCGAGGTGAAGCGCACCTTCAAGCTGCCGCATGCCAAGGTTGAAATCTCGGGCGTGCCGATCATTGCTGCCAACATGGACACCGTGGGCACGCTCAAGATGGCGGCAGCACTCGCCGAACACAGCATTTTCACGTCGCTGCACAAGCATTACGCGCTGGATGAGTTGCAAAAGGCGAATATCTCCGGCGATTTTTCCTTCGTCACTTTCGGCATCGACGACATGAAGAAAATTGATTCCGTGCTGGAGGCGTTGAAGGGCAACAAGATCAATAAAATCTGCCTTGATGTCGCGAACGGATATACCGAAAACTTCGTCGAATTCGTGCAGACCGTGCGCAAGCATCACCCTGAAAAAATCATTATGGCCGGCAACGTGGCCACCCCCGACATGACCGAAGCGCTGATTTTGGCGGGTGCCGACATCGTGAAGGTCGGCATCGGCCCCGGCTCGGCCTGCATGACGCGCGCGATGACCGGCATCGGCTATCCTCAGCTGTCGGCGATCATCGAATGCGCAGATGCTGCGCATGGCCTGTCTGGCCTGATCTGCGCCGACGGTGGCTGCAAGATGCCGGGCGATGTGGCGAAAGCCTTCGCGGCGGGTGCCGATTTCGTGATGCTGGGCGGCATGTTTGCAGGCCATACCGAGTGCATGAACGACGAACAGCTGAAACAACTGGCGCAATCCGACCACAACATGGTCGAATATTACGGCATGTCGTCGAAAGTCGCGATGGACCGTTATGCCGGCGGCGTCGCGCTGCACCGCGCATCCGAAGGCCGCGTAGTCAAGGTGGAATACAAGGGCGATGTGAAAGGCACGATCCAGGATATACTGGGCGGCCTGCGTTCGGCCTGCACCTATGTCGGCGCACCGACTCTCAAGCAGTTCTCGAAACGTGCGACCTTTGTGATCAAGAATTCGGTTTAA